One part of the Solanum dulcamara chromosome 8, daSolDulc1.2, whole genome shotgun sequence genome encodes these proteins:
- the LOC129901421 gene encoding protein SMALL AUXIN UP-REGULATED RNA 16-like has translation MAKVRTSEKKKNGIVNLRIIVKMLQKILLLGKKSHASKVDEFENDTINMPEDVKEGHFAVVAMDNDELKRFIVPLSFLTHPSFLKLIEQAAEEFGFNHEGALTVPCRPSELEKILAEQWVEGIDSRSVEGVSWSSCMVNSH, from the coding sequence ATGGCAAAGGTTAGAACAtctgaaaagaaaaagaacggGATAGTGAATTTGAGAATAATAGTGAAAATGCTACAAAAGATTCTTCTATTAGGGAAGAAATCACATGCGTCCAAAGTTGATGAGTTTGAAAATGACACAATCAACATGCCAGAGGACGTGAAGGAAGGGCATTTCGCGGTTGTTGCTATGGATAATGATGAGCTAAAGAGATTTATAGTTCCTTTGAGTTTCTTAACACATCCTTCATTCTTGAAACTAATAGAACAAGCTGCTGAAGAATTTGGTTTTAATCATGAAGGTGCACTTACAGTACCATGCAGGCCAAGTGAATTGGAGAAAATCTTAGCTGAACAATGGGTAGAAGGGATTGATTCAAGATCAGTTGAAGGTGTTAGCTGGAGCTCATGTATGGTGAACAGCCATTAA